DNA sequence from the Gymnogyps californianus isolate 813 unplaced genomic scaffold, ASM1813914v2 HiC_scaffold_76, whole genome shotgun sequence genome:
TTGGCTGATTTAGTTTGGGCAGAAGTGGTGTAAAactaaaatactgaagaaaaaaggaaacaggaaaataagtcTGGAGCAAGAATACTGCTTTGCCACTTAAGTGTCTTATAAATGACATATCTAGAAGCCAGTTAAGTATGActtattttgttcatttgtttattttgctagaATTCTCTTCCCGCTTTAAAAGCTACAGTTACATAAGATATCAACCATTCAAGTCTTCCCCTCAAAAAAGACTCTAAactattttaacataaaaacaaattgttctcaaagtgtcctggtttcggctaggatagagttaattttcttcctagtagctggtatagtgcagtgctttggatttagtaggaaaataatgttgataacacactgatgtttttagttgttgctaagtagtgtttatactaagtcaagggtttttcagcttctcatgcccagacagcaagaaggctgtctccaccaactagtaaacaggaaacacaagctttcttaggtgttgtaggtttttggagaatgcatattccaaattacagtctgattgtaagccctctctatcaagtgacccagaagaagaacgattttaaatggggccctgagcaacaataagcctttgaacagattaaacgggagatagttcatgcagtagcccttgggccagtccgggcaggaccagatgttaaaaatgtgctctacaccgcagccggggagaatggccctacctggagtctctggcagaaagcacctggggagacccgaggtcgacctctagggttttggagtcggggatatcgaggatctgaggcccgctatactccaactgaaaaggagatattagcagcatatgaaggagtttgagctgcttcagaagtggttgctactgaaacacagctcctattagcaccccgactgccagtgctgggctggatgttcaaagggaaggtctcctctacacatcatgcaactgatgctacgtggagtaagtgggtcgcactgatcacacaacgaagtcgaataggaaaccccagtcgcccaggaattttggaggtgatcacagactggccagaaagcaaagattttggaatatcgccagaggaggaggtaatgcatgctgaagaggccccactgtataataaactgccagaaaatgagaggcaatatgccctgttcactgatgggtcctgtcgcattgtaggaaagcatcggaggtggaaggctgctgtatggagtcctatacgacaagttgcagaaactgcagagggagaaggtgaatcgagtcagtttgcagaggtgaaagccatccagctggctttagacattgctgaacgaggaaaatggccaatactttatccctatactgactcatggatggtggcaaatgctctgtgggggtggttgcagcaatggaagcagagtaactggcaatgcagaggtaaacccacctgggctgctgcattgtggcaagatattgctgcccggctagagaacctggttgtgaaagtatgtcatgtagatgcccacgtacccaagagtcaggccactgaagaacatcaaaacaatcaacaggtagacaaggctgctaggattgaagtagctcaggtagatctggattggcagcataagggtgaattatttctggctcaatgggcccatgacacctcaggtcatcagggaagagatgcaacatatagatgggctcgcgatcgaggggtggacctgaccatggacactatcgcacaggttatccatgaatgtgaaacatgcgctgcagtcaagcaagccaagcggttaaagcctctctggtatggaggacgatggctgaaatataaatatggggaggcctggcagattgactatatcacactcccacgaacccgccaaggcaagcgccatgtgcttacaatggtggaagcaaccaccggctggctggaaacatatcccatgccactgcccggaacactctcctgggccttgagaagcaaatcttatggtgacatggcaccccagaaagaattgagtcagacaatgggactcacttccggaacaacctcatagacacctgggccaaagagcatggcattgagtgggtgtatcacatcccctatcatgcaccagcctctgggaaaaatcgagcgatacaatgggttgttaaagactacattgagagcaatgggtggtgggaccttcaaacattgggatacacatctagcaaaggccacctggttagtcaacaccagaggatctgtcaatcgagctggccctgcccaatcagaacttttacgtactgtagaaggggataaagtccctgtagtgcacataaaaaatatgctaggaaaaacagtctgggttactcctgcctcaggcaaaggcaaacccattcgtgggattgcttttgctcaagggcctgggtgcacttggtgggtgatgcggaaggatggggaagtccgatgtgtgcctcaaggggattcgattttaggtgagaacagccaatagattaaattgcatgatgttgattgctatataatcttgccactgtatgtcatcattattataattgttatgtgctatattaatggtattacagtaagaatcacctaaattaatgaagaatgaactttgacaaaactgagtgaagtgcagtagtgatggaaccaggactgatTTCAGCATGCAACcatccaacaccacacaccatcctcctgctgcgcccaatgtcacccaccCAGcacaccacaccaaagcccaattCTGTTCTGCCAgctgagcggactttgcatcatccctcctgctcagacagactgttatgacagatggagcccaaagtcatggactgaatgaactcaacagacattttaaagggacattttaaaggcctatagattaagggaatgatatctgtgtgtatatgtatcaaaaggcaggaaaagcggtggtgattaattgaaaatgcattggaaagtgtgggacctggacatgatgtagatggtatagaataaggggtggatactgtcctggtttcggctaggacagagttaattttcttcctagtagctggtatagtgctgtgttttggatttagtaggaaaagaatgctgataacacactgatgtttttagttgttgctaagcagtgtttatgctaagtcaaggatttttcagcttctcacgcccagccagcaagaaggctggaggggcacaagaagctgggaggggacacagccaggacagctgacccaaactggccaaaggaaaattccataccatatgatgtcatgtccagtatataaactggggggaattggctgggaggggtggatcgctgctcaggaactaactgggcatcggtcggcaagtggtgagcaattgcattgtgcatcacttgttttgtatattctaattcttttagtattattattgtcattttattatttttattattatcattatttttccttcctttctgtcctattaaactgtctttatctcaacccacggggttgtttttttttttttccctgattctctcccccatcccactgggtggggggagtgagcgagcggctgcgtggtgcttagttgccagctggggttaaaccacgacacaaagTTTCTGCAAAGTTCAGGAATTTTGAAAACCCTGATCCATTGGTATTTTACACTTTTTAGAATCCACACTTCCACAGACACAGAACTATGGCATAAAAAAGTTCCCTTAAACTCTAGGCCACTGtatattttccttaatttccaCTTAAACACTTGGTAATTCCTCCTCAGCTCTGCATTCTGTAAATCCCAATTCTCAGAAAAGGTTCACTTTTAGTAACTCAGTTTATTTTGAAGAAGCTCCAACCCATTCACTTTTCAACAGTGATATAGTTATCTAATCCAGTTGAACTTGAAAAACATTCCCTCCACCTAACAGTTGCTGTCAAACACAACAATATTTTACCTGAGTAAGTGCAGTTGCTCTATTCTCACTAGGAAACAGCGGTGGATCTTCTCCAACCTGGAAATCAAAGTACACAGTTTTGTGTGTGAAAGTAGAGAACTCATTACTGAAGCAGAATTTGTATGTTCCATTTCTAGATGCAGTAAACGTGAAGCTATCATATTGTTTCTTCATCTCTTTGTACAATACAGCACCATCAGGACCTTCCAACCGACAGTCAACATCATAATGACCTCCAGTGATCACCTGAAAACAACAAGAAATTGTCTGAACCAGCACTTCCCCTCCCCAACCAACCAGCACTTCCCCTCCCCAACCAACCAGCACTTCCCCAACTGTTTTATctgacaaatgttttaaaagaaaacgcattaatttaaaaatctttcgATACAAGTTTGCAAAAGTCCTCATCCTATGGAAGACTcacaaaacaattcaaaataaGATCTTTTAAATTGAGGATATGTAATATCAACTATGTTTTATAACAGTTTATGAGGGAAGTTTTAGTTACTTCATTTTAAGATACTGGTACTATAGCAAAGGCTAGAGTAGACGAAATTTGGTGGGGCAAAGACATTACTGTAATAAATCAGTAATTTACTATATCCACAAGCCCATCCATGCAATTTATTCAGCAAGTTGAGATTGccaaaatgcaataaaacagcTCCTTTATGTATGGCCTAAACTGTCTAACTAGCCTATTAGGTCAAGCTGCTTTATATTGCAGGAATGGCATATGTCCAGTAGAACAGGCATTACAGCCTGGCTCATTTTCATATGTGTATGTCAACAGGGCAATGTTCTAGAGGTTCTGCCGCCTCACTCCTGCACAATTAATGAcagtatttctttccaaaaccagcacattcagATTATGCCTACAAGCAACTCAAAACTTCATATGATTGTCTTGAGTATTGTCAGCCTTTGATTATTGTTGGTCTATAGCACGTTGTTCTGTAGAATCAGACTAGCTATCCTATCTCCACATCAAGAGCAACTGGCAGTTTAGGTATTCATAGCTTACTATTCTGATGACTCTCAGGCTAGTAGTTAAATTTAATCCTTGCTCCAAACTTCTTGCCTTTAAGATAAAGCATCCTGAAGGATGAAGAGACTTCTATCCAAAGGCACAGCCCTTTTATATGCATACAGAAGCTTTCTAAAATAGtagacattttatttgaaatatttaaatatctattCAAACATATAATGCTATAAAGATTTATTCAGAGGCGCCAAGCACCAGAAGCAACACTTCAGATAGGCTGCTCGCATAACATAGTTTCAATGCTCACCAATTTATATAGATATTAAGTTATTAAAACCCTAATATTAACGGTAAAAGTGAAATAACAAGAGATTCCCCGGGGGCCGAGGGAAGCAAAGAGTACCTGAAACTCGAGGGTGCACTTAGTGCCCTGGACAATCTCCTCGTAGAAGCATTGCTTGGCGTTGTCAGGCAGCTCGAAAGTGATCTCAGAGGCCCGTGCCGCGCAGGCCACCAGCAGCAGCGTCAGCCATCCCCACGGTCCCGCGGTTCCGGAGCCCCGTAACAGCATCACTCAGCGTGCAGAGGGGACTAATGGTAACAGAGATTGAGCCGGGCGGAAAGAGGGCAGCCCCGCGTTGGAGGCCAGCAGGCACGGAACCCAGAGGAAGATGTCTGCGGCGCCAACCGGTCACAACGGAGGAACCTAACTGAGGAAGCACACTGCACACCCGAAAGCAACCACAGCGCCTAGTACCGCCCTTATAGAAGCGCTTCCGGGTGAGCCCCCATAGTTTTATAGACGTGGTGTTCAGCGTGGAAGGGGgtgctccctgcctctcccgCGCGCGATTGCGCGGTTGCTACCTGGCAACGGTTGTCAGGGAGCATGACAGCCCGGCACTGCCGTGGGGCCTAGGCCCGGTCTCGGCCGCGTCCGCTACACCAGCGAGCCGAGGTGGTGTCCGCGTTCACACAGATGATCCCTCGGCACCAGAGGTACCATAGGCGCACGCGCGAGGCCCGCTCATCCCGGCTTTGTGCTGAGGGGTGCTCAGATTACATAGCTAATTTACAGATATTTAGCCAAGTACTCACACATAAGTCTCTAGAGAATTCTCCTCTTTGTCATACCTGTAAGGCACAGTCCAGGTTCCTCAACGTATCAAAACTTTTGGCTCTATTTCCATTGTATGCAATTATCCAGGGGttaaactgttttcaaattCCTGTGAGGCATGATTTAGAGCTGAAATAGTGGACTCTATTCTCCAAATGCAAGTGAAAAGTGTCTTAAGTACTCTCTCTCTGTATATCTTCGAGTTACTGAATACACAGGGTTGAGTTTCAGAGTTGGAGTTCAACTTTATATGTCATTTAACACTCATTGCTCCAGAGATAAAGTGCAAGATCAAAATTAGATTCTGCTGATTAAAATGTTCATACTGACTGTGGGAATATCAGATTTAAGTTCTACTCCAGTaaatattcagttatttttacaaagtaaaacagcttcagaagaagaaatcaaagaagaCCCCTGTAGTGATTCTGACTGAAAAACCATTGTACATCAAGGAGTTAGTGATCCAAATAACAGGTAACCTGATGtactggttttagctgggatagagttaactttcttaatagtagcttgtatggtgctatgttttggatttgtgatgaaaacagtgttgataacacactgatgttttagctattgttGAACAGTGCTTCAAGGCATCAAGGTCTTTTCTGATTCTtacactgccctgccagcgagtaggccaggggtgcacaagaagttgtgAGGGGagacagctgggacagctgaccccaactgaccaaagggatattccataccatatgacatcatgctcagcgATAAAAACTGGAGGGGGGAAATTTTGCTGGGGCTGCTGTTGCTCGGGtactggctgggcattggtcagctggtggtgagcaattgggggttttttgcatcacttgtttttcttggttttgtttttatttgttgggggttttcttccttttttttcttattaaactgtctttatctcagcccatgagtttttaCACTTTTACCCTTCACTgtggggagagtgagcaagcagttgtgtggtgcttagctgcctactgggtttaaaccacaacacctgaGTAGGCCCAGGCctgtgctctgctgtgctgcacgTACAGCTTGGTCTTCAGGACTGCGTTGTGCTGCTCAAATTCCTTGGCCTCAGGATAAACTCAGCCAGTTCATTGTAACAGAGGAGCCTGaaggcagctcccacttggtaCTGGCAATTATGCCACCTGTGTGTCCTTGCCTTTATCCAaaagtgcagcaagaagttctcatgtGAACATCCTTTCTAtttgacagtagaaatgatGAAAAGAGTCGTTTCCTTGTAAGAAAGTCCTATAATGACTTGAATGACCACAATGGGGTAACCCTGCTATGGACGGGATCTGCATGGTGTGTTGCACCCTGATTGGAGGCCTATTTGATGCTGCACAACTTGAGGTTCCCAGTATCTAAAGGAATGCAAGATTATCTATTCTATTCTCTCCTTCTTTATAGTGTTAGCCCTAATAATTAGCTTTTTAAGTTATACTTTACAGAGTCTGAATTCCTTTCTTTCTGGGATCATAATGGACCAGCACTTCCTGGTGCAAAACAACCCCCatcagtgtatttattttcctgtggaaatcaggcagagcagggaaatgGGAAAACTGATATACAATCTTCCAGGTGAGAGAATGAATCTGAAATAGGGTGGGGCTGACCTTctgtgatgggttgaccctggGCCAGCCATTAAGCACCCACCCAgacactcactcactcactccccctgcagcagggtgggggagagaatcagaagagcaaaagtgagaaaactcatgggtcaagataaagacagtttaataagtgaagtaaagctgtgcatgcaagcaaagcaaaataagggattcattcactacttcccattggcagaCAGATGTTTAACCAcctcctggaaagcagggccttACCACACAtaactgttacttgggaaaataAACACCATAACCACAAATGTCCCTGTAAGTGTACGTGGAAGGgaaacaataaacaaaacatacagAGACACAGACCTGACAAAATGAACATGGAGACAATGACAAGAAACAAGCCTGCCACTCACACTAATTGATGGACTATCAAGAAAATACAGGCACCACTTCCAAGAAGATCAACCTGGACTTTGCAACTGATAAGATTTTAAACCAGATGGGATCCCAGACTGGGAGGGGTGATGGAATCCATAGAGCTGTACAAACCCATGAGGGGAtgtgatgggttgaccttggctggctgccaggtgtccaccaagctactctatcactccccctcctcaacaggacagggggagaaaaatatgatgaaatGCCCATGGGTcaaggtaaggacagggagatcactcaccaattaccatcatgggcaaaacagactcaacttggggaatttaatttattaccaatcaaatcagagtagggtaatgagaaataagaacaaatctaaaaacaccttccccccacacctcccttcttcccaggtgtattgggtttgcatagCAAGGTTTTAGTAgctggggggctacaggggttgcttctgtgagaagctgctagaagcttcccctatgtccgataaagtcaatgaTGTCAGacggctccaagtcagacctgccACTGGCCGAGGCCGAGCCAAtatcagcgatggtggtagtgcctctgtgataacatatttaagaaagggaaaagaagttacgaGTAGTAGCAACtacagctggagagaggagtgagaatatgtgagagaaacaacaactctgcagacaccaaggtcagtggagaaggagggggaggaggtgctccaggcgccagagcagagattcccctgcagctcatggtgaagaccatggtgaggcaggctgtccccctgcagcccatggaggttaacggtggagcagatatccacctgcagcacatggaggaccccatgccagagcaggtggatgcccgagggaggctgtgaccctgtgggaagcctgtactggagcaggctcctggcaggacatgtggagagaggagcccacactggagcaggtttgctggcaggacttgtgaccccgtgggggacccacggGGGAAAGGGAATGGGGGTATTGGTCAGTTCATTACgcgttgtctctgccgctccttccttctcactctcttcccctgctccagtgtggggtccctcctatgggagacagtcctccacaaacttctctaatgtgagtccttcccatgggctgcagttcttcacgaactgctccagcataggtCCTTTTCACGGGGTGcatccttcaggaacagactgctccagcatggggccacaggtcctgccagaagacctgctcctgtgtgggctcctctccacagggccacaggtcctgccagaagacctgctcctgtgtgggctcctctccacagggccacaggtcctgccaggagcctgctccagcacgggctctccatggggtcacagcctccttcagggcacatccacctgctcttcCATAAGCTGCAGGTTAGATATCTGTTCCGCCAtagacctccatgggctgcagggggacagcctgcttcaccatggtcttcaccacagactgcagaggaatctctgctctggtgcctggagcacctcctccccctccttcttcactgaccttggtgcctgcagagttgtttctctcacatattctcactcctctctcccagctgctgttgcacagcagttttttcccctttcttaaatatgttatcacagaggtgctaccaccatcactgattggctcagctttggccagcagtgggtccattttggagccagctggTACTGGCTCCATCcgacatgggggaagcttctggcatcttctctcagaagccacccctgcaccccccctgctaccaaaaccttgtcatGCAAACACAATACAGGGGACatgcagggggaagggggagcagggaagaagaaagaggcgGGTAGACCGAAAAGGGTATAAAACGGCACTGGTCAGTACACTTGTCTGGCTGAGCCCTGTGcctgatcactgcagtctgtcctatcttctttttaaatcttttctgaacTATCTCTCTGCCTAATTTATCccgtgtgtatgtgtgctgAAAGGACTAAGTGCCAGCTACTGGCAGGATCAGCATGAGTGGATttggtgccagctactggagtcagACTGGGGGTGTAGGCACCCCTGGCCTGTGGTGTCAGCTACTGGAGGGAGTAAGGGGTCTcagtgccagctactggagcaGGTGAGGGTCTCATCTGCCAGCCACTGGGGTGGGAACAGTGTGTGTCCCAAAAACCAGGTACTGGGAGTGACTGGCATGAGTGAGGCGAGTGAGGCTGGTGCGGGACTGCGGATCACAGCCTGTGTGCCTggtgccagctgctggggaggggctgAGTATCTGTATCATCCCCAAACCTGGTGTTTGTGGGCTGTGCATGTATATTCACTagcaaacttcaagctggactagctggCGATTAGGAGAGCCTTGGGTCCGGGCTGGGGTATCAGGTGGGTGGGGGGTCCGTGCTGGTACGCCCAGGGGGACTTGCAAATATGGAGTGCATGAGGGACaggtgtgtgcatgcatgcgtGCTTGCTAGTGACCATCAAGCTGGACTAGCCGTCGAGTAGGGGACCTGTGAAGCAGGTAAGAGGGCCTGGGATCCAGGCAGGGGTACTGGGCAGACGGAGGGGCTGTGCCAATACTTGAGGGAtctgtgaatgtgtgtgtgcttgtgagCCTAGAGCGTGTCATGTGCATGCCTTCACTAGTGATCTTCTGTCTCTGACAGCTGAAGAGTAGGAAGGGGACTTGGCTGTCTGTTGTGACGAAAGGGTTAACTGCTGAGCCTAGACTGCCAGATAACAATCCTGAGAACAGACATGAGCAGAATGCCCTAACCTGTGCAGGATGCACATTAACCTGTGTTTGGCAAGCGGAAGGGAACATCTGGACCTCTGAAGGTTGTGTTTTAACAACCAGACTGCACAGGCAGCACAACACTGGATGCCTGAGAATACTTCAAAGGAACTGAACGTGACTGGAGAGGACTAAAGTGTGTCTGTGTGCTACTGAATGATTATgcttagcattttatttcaagctgTATATAAATTCTTGAAAAATCCCTATGGATGCCTTCCTTCCCTTATGGAGAGGGGGTCTCATGATCATGAAATAAACCTTTTGTAATTCTACCCTTGTGTTCCTTTCCTCCTCGATCGATGAATGTCCCACATCGCTTTTGCAACAATGTTTATGTTTTATGTCCTGTATGTAAGTGCTGTTGAAGGCAGtgccttgtctgtggcagtctgtgtaATTATCGGAGCAGCCATAAAGGCAACCTGGTTATAAtgggaaaaatactgacagaatATGTCTGCTAAAATACTGACAGAGGAAAATGTCTGCCAGCTTGGGAACTGCTAGTCTCAGAACCTGGCCTGGGAACCCAGAGCATCCTTGAAGCACAGCTGGGTACCTGAGAACCTGAGACATCCTGAGATACCCTTGATAAGCGCAAAAACAAGGAACTGCGACAACAAACTTAGCATCtggaaaggtgaaaaataatctgaaaaggTGGAAAACAGCCTGGGAAAGCAGGAATCATCAACAGCTATTGCCTATTTGagctgaaagaacagaaaaacagtctgttctggaaaaataaaaattgatctGAGAGAATAGAAAACATAGTCATtaaacaggaggagctggaagccactaAAGCTGG
Encoded proteins:
- the LOC127029113 gene encoding transmembrane emp24 domain-containing protein 7-like isoform X1 → MLLRGSGTAGPWGWLTLLLVACAARASEITFELPDNAKQCFYEEIVQGTKCTLEFQVITGGHYDVDCRLEGPDGAVLYKEMKKQYDSFTFTASRNGTYKFCFSNEFSTFTHKTVYFDFQVGEDPPLFPSENRATALTQMESACVSIHEALKSVIDYQTHFRLREAQGRSRAEDLNTRVAYWSIGEAIILLVVSIGQVFLLKSFFSDKRTTITRVGS
- the LOC127029113 gene encoding transmembrane emp24 domain-containing protein 7-like isoform X3, producing MLLRGSGTAGPWGWLTLLLVACAARASEITFELPDNAKQCFYEEIVQGTKCTLEFQVITGGHYDVDCRLEGPDGAVLYKEMKKQYDSFTFTASRNGTYKFCFSNEFSTFTHKTVYFDFQVGEDPPLFPSENRATALTQELL